AACAACCGTTTCACATTCGTAACACCTTCAAAAGATAGAACAATCCTGCAAACCGCTTGTTATATAAGATATTTTGTTTCCTGGTCTGTTGCGATGTCAAGGAATCGTAACGATTCACTACGGGTGATGGTCCGGTTGGCATCCTGTTGCAGTCGACGGCAAATACGGTAATGGACCAAACTGGACTAAAGGTAGAGAAGGTAGCTCTAGGCAAGCAGGCAAAGGCAAACTGTAATTGGCTGGAATCGCTATAGTGATTGAGCTTGCTGTTGAATGTGAATAACGATAAATTCAGCCGGTTTTAAGGGAGCAAACCCTACAACCAGATTGACCCGCCCAGCAGTTTGATCCGGCAGCGTGATGGTATCTCTTCCACAACGGACAAAATACGCGTCTCGAGCCTTTCTCCCTTGAAAGGCACCTTGACGAAACATCGTTTCTAAAAATGTCCCGACGAACAGACGAATTTGAGCCCATAAAGGTTCATCGTTCGGTTCAAAGACGGCCCATTTCAATCCTAGCTGAATACTCTGCCTGAGGTAGATCGCCGTTCTCTGGACAGGCACATATTTCCACTCTGAATCCGAAGAAAGCGTTCGCGCTCCCCAGGCCATATAGCCAGCTGACGCCTTACGAGTGAGTGGATTGATGTTTGCCACGGTTAAACTTTGTTGATCGTTGCGGCCCAAGACCGGTTCAAGACCAACGACTTCCCGTAAGTTCGCCTCGGCTCCAGCTGGGGCCTTCCACACTCCCTGTGCCTGATCGACGCGAGCATAAATCCCAGCCAGGGTTCCACTGGAAGGCATCGTGATCGTCGGTGAGTTCTTGCGAACCGCATGGACTTGAATGAAGGGAAAGTAGACGACCACGTTCGGTTGATACAGTTCCTGTCGAGACTGAACCCAACTTGTGAGGTCGTGTATCGTTCGGAAAGACGAACTGCGTCGAGGCAGGTCTAAAATATAGACGAGACTTTGCTTGACCGCCACGAAAACCGATTGTCGATACACCTGATCAACATCCCGATCACTCAGTTCAAAAGTTTCAGGGATCAAAAGCAGATTAGCAAACGGTATCCGTGGGACTAACGATAGACCTTTCAGAAGAGGTGAGGCTTTTCGTAAAAACGTAGCCCCTGTCGAAATCACCCAAATGTCCGATCCTCCGTTGGCGAAAAATTGACTGACAACCAAAGAAGACAGGTTACCTGCACGAAGTCCGCCAAATCTTCGCTCAAAGTCTCGAAGGGTCTTGACCTGTTGAGGAGAATATGACGGCCCAGCCGGAAAAGAGCCAATGACTACAGCTCTGGAAGTGGAAACTCCAAGGATCGGCTTGTTGGGCTGCTTGGGAGTTTGAACGGAACCACCAGGCGCGCGAAAGACTTTTGGCATAGGAAGAGTCCGGACAGGAAGGAACCCAGGCGTCTCGCAAGTCGGGTGACGGAATGGGACGACTGACGCCTATTTCCCTCGACTCAGAAGTTTGCCTTCGGCACCAGGCCAGATGAGCAGCAGGGGGCTTGCGACAAACACAGATGAGTAGGTTCCGATCAATACACCCAAGAGAAGTGCCAGAGAAAAGTCGTGAAGAACTTCACCTCCAAATAACGTCAAAGGCACTAACACGAGCACCACGGTCAAGGTCGTCACCAACGTCCGGCTCAGGACTTGATTGATCCCACTATTGATGATGGTCTCAATCGACTGGCGTCGACGTTGCCGAAGATTTTCACGAATTCGGTCAAACACGATCACCGTATCCGTCAAGGAGTAACCGGCGAGCGTCAACAAGGCCGTGACGACGAGCAGCGTAATTTCGACATTCATCAACGAAAAAATCCCAAGGACCGCTAACACATCATGAAATGTCGCGACAGCCGCCGCCACGCCAAATCGAAACTCAAACCTGGCCGCGATATACAAAATAATGCCGATCAACGACAAGACAACCGCCACCAACGCATCCTGTTGAAGCTTTTTTCCGATCGTTGGTCCGATCGATGTACTTGAATCAATCTCAAAGGCATGGTCTTTAAATTCATCGCGAAAGGCCTGAATGATTTTATCGCTGATGGCGTCCTCTATCGTGTTCTCTGTCTTCACACGTATCAGCAGTTTATTATCCTGGGGAAATTCCTGAAGCTCGGCATCTCCCAGCCCATGTTTGGCCAACACTGCGCGTGCGGATTCAATCGACAGGGGTCGATCGAACTTGAGTTGAACCGCTGTTCCTCCTGCGAAATCAATCCCTAAATTGGCAGAGCCCATCGAAATTTGGATGATGGCAATCAGCCCCAACAGCCCCAGGACTCCAGAAACGCCCAAGGCAATCTTGCGTCGT
The genomic region above belongs to Nitrospirales bacterium and contains:
- a CDS encoding phage tail sheath subtilisin-like domain-containing protein, translated to MPKVFRAPGGSVQTPKQPNKPILGVSTSRAVVIGSFPAGPSYSPQQVKTLRDFERRFGGLRAGNLSSLVVSQFFANGGSDIWVISTGATFLRKASPLLKGLSLVPRIPFANLLLIPETFELSDRDVDQVYRQSVFVAVKQSLVYILDLPRRSSSFRTIHDLTSWVQSRQELYQPNVVVYFPFIQVHAVRKNSPTITMPSSGTLAGIYARVDQAQGVWKAPAGAEANLREVVGLEPVLGRNDQQSLTVANINPLTRKASAGYMAWGARTLSSDSEWKYVPVQRTAIYLRQSIQLGLKWAVFEPNDEPLWAQIRLFVGTFLETMFRQGAFQGRKARDAYFVRCGRDTITLPDQTAGRVNLVVGFAPLKPAEFIVIHIQQQAQSL
- the secF gene encoding protein translocase subunit SecF — translated: MFEIVGKTNIDFMGRRKIALGVSGVLGLLGLIAIIQISMGSANLGIDFAGGTAVQLKFDRPLSIESARAVLAKHGLGDAELQEFPQDNKLLIRVKTENTIEDAISDKIIQAFRDEFKDHAFEIDSSTSIGPTIGKKLQQDALVAVVLSLIGIILYIAARFEFRFGVAAAVATFHDVLAVLGIFSLMNVEITLLVVTALLTLAGYSLTDTVIVFDRIRENLRQRRRQSIETIINSGINQVLSRTLVTTLTVVLVLVPLTLFGGEVLHDFSLALLLGVLIGTYSSVFVASPLLLIWPGAEGKLLSRGK